Genomic window (Cyprinus carpio isolate SPL01 chromosome B7, ASM1834038v1, whole genome shotgun sequence):
CTGAACACAAGGAAGCACAAGATTCAGTTTAGTTTGGCTTAAGAACAATGTAATATGgggcaaattatttaatttgatctaaaatatgatcatatgtGAGTTTCTTGTCATTAGCACTAAGTCATACAGACTACACTTGCACTGTAGAAAAAATTTCAAATTGGCTTTCTGaggtttttaatgctttaaactcATATGATGTTAGTATGAAAGCAAAATGCAAATGATAACTCCCACTACGCCACCTGCCTGTTTCTCATGGCACTCTATTTTACAACAGAGAGCTTTAGAAAAGCAGTTTCTTCAGCAGCATTCTGTTTAAGCCACGAATGCTTTATATTTATCACCTGGAAATCAAATATTGTATTTCGCAAGACAGAGAAACGCTCAACAAAACTCATGTCTGACGTACTCTGTTGTAGAGGGggaaatgtgtgtgtgctatCAGAATGATTGTGCCATTTGATCCAGCTCATTAGTTATGCAGCAGACATTGTGTTTGCTCTTGTTAAAACAGTTTGCATCGACCAACCTTTACTATCTTGACAAACTGACTTCTtgcttgttgttttattaaacactCCACCTTAGTAGCTTGTTTTGGACTTGCCTTATGTTTTTTCTACACTTGTCTATTCTGTATAGAGTCTGCAGCTGGCACTATACAAAATAAAAGGGGGCAGTATTTCACAAAACAACATTTAGTCGTTGTGGGCAAGCACACAGGATGGCTGCTTTATATGTGTAGGGAGTAAAGATTCTGAGAGTAGTGTGAAGGTTGTGGGTGTGCGACTGGATAATGGCTTATAGTTATTAGAATAATGGTGCTGACAGCATTGTAGGCCAGGAATGGGGTCCTGAATATGACTGTGCACAGTGAGGAGTACATTGAGACCTGAGTAAATGAGAGAATTACTGGATATATAGAGTCAGACAGAAGCATTTTGGATGCACTGATGGGAGTGAAAAGGCAGATTTTCTCTACATTAAAAAGCCTTATTCGGATAGGGCACTTGTCGCAGCATGATTAATGAAGGTCAGTGGGTCATCTTGGACAATTTCCAAGATGTGTACACATCAGGAGTCAATGACTAAACAACCTTCAAAAGCAATGGAAAGAGACTGGGGGCGGCTGAACGAAAAAAGAGCTTTGTTTTGTCAAGGTTGAGCTGGAGATGAAAAGCCGTAGACCCAGACTGTGATCTGTtaaagaaaatgaacagaatCAAAATGAAAATCTAGGGCACTGTATAACTTTAAACCAGAGAATGGGCAAGGCAATAATGGCTAGGCCTGCTGCTAAATGGAATGAATGCTAGAATAGTTCCTTGACAGAGGACAGTTTCAAAgactaaatactgtatataaaatgttcaGAAGTGTGGGGTGAGTAAgattttatgtttgaaaaaagtATTCATGCAAACTACTAGATATATCTTCTGACCTttgtatttgaaaattaaatggaGATTGAAATGTTCACAAGCTTTGAAAAGAGTAATGGGTGATTTCATGCATTAAACTGgtgaaggatgcattaaacagatcaaaagcgacagtaaacaTTTCGAATTTTAggggtttttatatttttacatttagtcatttagcaaatgcttttatccaaagcgactgaCAAATggggacaatggaagcaatcaacaaaagagcaatgatatcatttttaatttatgagaTTTCAGTTTCAAGCAAATGCTGCTGTTGATGGCAAATtagcagccatcactccagtcttcagtgtcacacgattcttcagaaattattttaatatgctgatttggtgctcagttgctaataatgtttcttattattttcaaagcCCATGAGCATCGCAATcccaatatattttcaaatatcaatAGATAGATCTAGtggttaccaaaaaaaaacaaaaaaaaaaaacaaaccctccATCTGTTATGAGAGACTGTTTCAGAAGTTAGCCAGGTAAAAACTGAACAGATGCTGTGGAGATtaaaaattgattgatttttgtgaaatatattttaaaaaatatcctttagaaataaatagTTGAAGCAACCATGTGTGGATCTCTTAGAGACGACAAGCTGTTGTTCCAGTGATTTTCAATCCAGGAATTGTGCTGCAGAACACTGACCTTGAAAAGCAGAACATCAGTGGTGGCCTTTACATGGATCTTGTTCTTTCTAAGCCTCTTCCAGACTGAATGCCATGGCCACAGGGCTTTTGGGGATTTGTGCCACCTCCACAAAAGCAAATGCAGTAGTATGATAAGACATGGCTGCTCTCAACTCAATGTGGGCGTCACGTCTGACAGGAGGATATAAGTGTCCACGTGAACTGAGGTGAAAAGATTTTGTCTCAGCGAAACTCCAGCAGGTAGGACTGACATGAACTATATATCGGTATTTTAGCAATCATATTTATATTAGCATCAACTGTATATTAGTCATTTGACTTCAGTTTCAATGTGTTTGATAGTTGCTTTTCCCAAACCAAATTTAAATTGATTCATCTTAGTTGCTCAACTAATAATAATACCTGTATTTGATTAGCTGCACACTTTCGCATTGATTCCCAGATGAGGATGCACTTCGTTGTTATGGTGATGCTGTTGGTGGCAATAATTATTGATGGATCAGAATGCAGGTCCAGCTGTCGGCTCACCAATATCTCCATTACCGTGGAAAGTGAGGAATGTGGCAGCTGCATCACAATTGACACCACGGCCTGTGCCGGGCTTTGCAAAACACAGGTAGGATTAAGTAATATTCTTAAAATTTCTTTTACAAGGATTTGTGCACATATGACAtatatgtgaatttatatatatatatatatatatatatatatatatatgaattttcagctgctattactccagtcttcggtgtcacatgatccttcaaaaatcattctaatatgctaatttgttattataaatgctaaaaacccttttttatttttgttgttgcgtaatatttttgtggattcaggattctttgatgaatggaaaaattcaaaacaacagtatttatttaaaatagacatgtatttgtaacataaatgtattttgtgtcactgatcaactgaatgcacccttgctggataaaagtaggctattctttttaaaaaaaaattcttaaattaattcttaccccaaacttttgaatagtatataGTGTCAcgctttccacaaaaacattaaatggcacaaatgttttcaacattgaaatgtttcttgtgcatcaaatcagcaatttagaatgatttctgaaggatcatgtgacacttaaaatTCAGCtctgtcatcacaggaataaatgacactttaaaatatagtaaaatagcaaacagttcttttaaattgtttttcccatgttttcaattaaataaatgtagacttagtaagcataagagactttttaacaacattaaatgATCTAATACCGTATGTCTGTGTAATATATgtctctatcgctctctctctctatagtaTAGATGCaaagcttttttattcatttatacaacaTTCATTCTTCCTCTTGCACCAGATAAAAGggaactaaaatattttttttttttttggcaggaaaGTGTTTACCGTAGCCCACTGATGCTGTCTTACCAGAACACCTGTAACTTCAGAGAATGGACCTACGAGACCTATGAGTTTAAAGGCTGCCCTGCCAGGGCAGACTCCGTTTTCACTTACCCAGTGGCCCTCAGCTGTGAATGTAGCAAGTGTAACTCTGACATCACAGATTGTGGAGCTCTTAGCCAGCAGACACTCAGCTGCAATGCACATTAGACAAGGAAACCAAACACTGCTTTGCAACCTTTTGAAAGCCTTTTGTACAGTtctgaatatttcataatgtaaatTGCATAATGGaatgaaacaaatataaaacatttgcatattatttgcaAGCATCAATAAATATAACATGCTGCAAGAACCCATTAAAGgctaaatctaattaatttttaaatcagtatAGCTCGAAGTTTCAGACAGGTCATCTGTGAGGTGCTGTTTCATCCTGTTGTGCTTCTGGAATCTTCTGTGGGCTCTAGTGTCAATAATCTCAGTCAGGCACAAACTGCACCATTAAAACAGCTCTCACATAGCGTAAACAGAACTAATTTCCTGTGATAAACCATCTGTTCCCAAGcgcttacacacacagacacgttaATTTTGCTTATGAAATTGGTTCGTTTTTACCAGAGCTTATAATTGTCCTTCTGAGACCAACTGTAAAAAATTTCTCTTTGTGAGGATGCTCTCTCTGATATGCTGAGCAAACTCACTGAAACCATACTACATTTACATAATCAAATTAGTAATGAATCAGCATGAATATCAAAGAGTTTTTGGGAAAAGGGGTAATGTCTTACATATAAATAGAGAAATGGGTTAGGGCACATCATGTGTATGGTAATAAAAGGAgcagatgataaaaacaaaagacGACATCATAACAGAGGCTCTTTAAGGTGTCATCTAAACGAGAACATGCATGACTTACAGTTGCTTAGCAGTTAAAACTTTACAAggttaatgaaaaacaaatcatctgtgtacacatatgtgtgtgtgattttctaATGTTGGCACACTGCAAGCACTTTTCAATATTTTAAGGATTACGCCAAATTTCATTTGACTAATTGATTTTAAACTGGTAGAAATTCCCTACTATATCTCAAGGCCTCAAGTTATGGCGATAAAAGGTTTACTCTCACCTTGCATTGCAAGTATTGTAATACTTAAAGAACTGTATCAATGCTTCATCTTTAAAATTGCACCGCCAGTTATTTGCACAGCAATAAGCTTCACCCAGGCAGTTTTCCCTAGATAAACTGCCTGTCTAGATGGGAATGttttgaaaatcatcaaaatctgCCTCATTTGAGCACTTTTGCAATACATTATCCCTGCTTCAAGTCAACTTTCTTGCTGTTTGTACATTCTTATTGTTGTGCAGCTACAAGGCAAACTGGGCCTATGACAGATTGTTCTTCATCTTGACGTTCCTGGCTCCTAGCACTGCAACACGAGGTGGAGCCCTGAATGTGCAGGCTAAGAAAAATGGGCCAATTAGAAAAACATCTTAGACAATATCTAATAGATGATGTCACCAACAAATACTAAAGTGCCCTGCAGGAAACCAACAGGTTTCTGGATATCATCATAGTCTGTTTACAAAGTAAATCAAAGAgctaaaaatgtgtatttttttttcttcaaaacaacttaaataataaaataaaacaagtggcTACATATTTTGCTTGGTATTTTAAATAAGATAGTGTAGACGGAGTGATTCAGAACAGAGATACATTTTCCCAAATATTCACCgcatttttaaattagattaaaagaTCATATTTGTAAAACCTTTGAATCAGCACTGTGCACTCTgcttatagttatattttatttctgtaagtgTGAAAACAAATTTCAAGGGGGAGAAACAGCTACAGCATTGCAACATAACTAAAGAAGTGGAAATCCTGGAAAGATTACAAAAATGAACACAGCTGTGATAGCAGCAAAAACACAAGACAACAttattaaacttttacatttaaaaaataaacaaagcaagtACTTCTACAATGTCCATCTACCAAGCCTGTGACAGTCTTTTTAGCTCAGAAGCAGAAGTAGTGGTGTCTTCTCGGTCTTCCAACGCGTTAGCTAATTTGCAAACTTGTTGCGAATGATCTCTCCTCCCTCTACCTCCACCTGCTCATACAACCATTTCCGGTCACATCGGCACTCCACACCGCACTTCCGCGATCCGCACTCGGGACATGGGTAAAAGCAACCCATGCAGTCTACATCCAGACAGTCGCACAGATCCCTTCCACAGGAGATCAACAGACCTTTGCTGTCATACACTTTACTCTTGAGAGACATGGTCTGTCTGCAGGGACAAGAAAGACGGCAAAAAATGGGATAAGTTaatccaaacatttttttctccaaTGTTTTAGAAACCATATAAAACACTTTGAATACAACTGGAATTCAATTAACTGAAACAGTGATTTATATGCTGATCTTAATTATGGCTGAGGTGATGTGTTCATGAGTTTGAGAATCTAGAAAAAGACATGTACCTGTCACCTAACGAGACCTTCCCTGCACGTCTCCGGTCATTCACACCTCTGCTCTGCAACGAAGAATAAAAAATGTCTGATTGACAAAAGAAAAAGTAGTCAGTTGAACCATAGCTGATCCTTTTTAAATGGCACCAATTATTTCAGGAAGCAATGCTTTGAAACCTTGTGGCCAACCACATTTCagatttgctcaaaaaaaaaatacagtttttaatttttggctcTTTACAGACACTTTCTGTGGAAGAAAGGTTTCTGATACacgataaaaaacaaacaaggtaaTTGTGCCTTTCCcctcttgcaattctgagtttatatatatatatatatgggggagtcgtggctaatggttagagagtcggactcccaatcgaagggttgtgagttcgagtcccgggccggcaggaattgtgggtggggggagtgcatgtacagttcctctcctccaccttcaataccacgacttaggtgcccttgagcaaggcatcgaacccccaactgctccccgggcgccgcagcataaatggctgcccactgctccgggtgtgtgtcacagtgtgtgtgtgtgatcactgctctgtgtgtgtgcacttccggatgggttaaatgccagagcactaattctgagtatgggtcaccatacttggctgaatgtcccgtcactttcactttcactcactttatatatatatatataatatatatatatatatatatatatatatatatatatatatatattagagcccgacccgatatatcggccggacgatattatcggccgatttgagctaattgcatttaaatcggcatcggcggtttataacggccgatgaaacataGAAACAGAGTCTccatgcttcactcatgttatgagtgttgcatagtttgcccaccagagggagctctgcaactccccagttgacaacagcgccagaaatccactacagaagaaagctatcagccgagccacggagatgtactcttttgactGTGAGTCTAtcgttcgtcatgtgaaatgattgtagatttagttcatacactgtatataaaaacagtgtggtagttctagctaacggtcctatcattatcactactaaatattctgtaacataaCTTACAGCCGCtaaatgcattgctatattagattagccacaaagctaataccatgtttatcagtggaagagcgcgaacgttaataagaggtcaaactataacgttagcgtttaacttattctaaatatatctgcagtgtttcccacataatgaccgcgtaactgtggcaggggggcgcgtgCGTACGTGAGTCcatgactagaagttatgtacagcgtgcctcgaaaaaacaactgttacgttattctaacgctaacatagcttcctgtttagcaggccccttaaatgcttgctattaacttgttttgaaggtggttcttctaAAAATTGACAGCGGTTGTGTTCAggacactaacgttaaccattcaacttcgaattgattctgtaatcttccggtaacagtaggctaactttacgttcgccatCGCATGACGATGGTTTGATTCAgatgcacaaagagaagaggagaaaatacgggtccgttgtgaatgtgtctgtgagagcaaatattggtagttacagtaactacagtaggtgcgtcagaaatgattaaaccagaggggacatgtaaataaatgtgagctgaaacagcgctttttttttcttcttttttttacagattgtttcaaagccaGCTTTACAGACATAccaggaaaatgttgtaataatatagttaaatataagtaggtaataggtaatacctattgcttgaacaaaaaaaaaaaaaaaaatatatatatatatatattatatatatactatatatatatatatatatatatatatataattgttcaaGCGATTACACTGTACACCGtctaactgtattttttaatataaatatatatatatttctctatatttctaatttttgcctatgtaggagatccctgtttattattattataattctaatgatgacatgagtaatgatacatggtatattattaatacacatgcttattctttctctgtctctctttctgccctacagaaTGGCTGAAAAAAGGTGAAACGCaagtagcagcaaagtgtgggactacttctgcaagattcctctaatgcagtgttcttttgatcattaaaaaatatatacttttgatgtgcaattgtttagtcattgagactgtaatctaaggcttttttaatataatcccttctggaaaatggtttaatACAGCCCACATTACATAGAAAAGGCagatattttgctattgaatgttgtgtaagtgtaggtttataggaaatgggttcaaatatccagtttattttcaaaatcaaaatatcgctTATAAATCGGGCTAattttcgagttaatatcggcatcggcccccaaaaatccatatcggtcgggctctagatatatatatatatatatcttatatatatatatatatatatatatatatatatatatatagtatatactatatactacacatatatatatatatatatatacacacacactctttttttttgaggacttttttccTCAAATGCAAGAATTACAACAAACTTTTGacaagaaaagtctgaattgtgagataagtcaAATtacctttattatatattttatggcaaaaaaaaaaaaagtaattgcgagAAGTAAACagaaattaccaaaaaaaaaaaaaaagtcagaagagcgagatgtaaattcagaattgttaaaaaaagaaaactgaattgtgagataagtcagcatttccctttttatttattttattctgtggcagaaactgACTTCTGTActtttcaataattaattattattcagaattccattttattaatcattttaaaaatgccagaAAAAACTCATATAACTTGAGGCCTTATGTAATGACAAGAAAGGTTTAGTCTAGTCTTACATtgcaattgtaataataaaaaaaaaacaaaaaaaaacaaacggtaTGCAGCTTCATCTATACAACTGCTTTGCCAGTtatttccactgaaaaaaaaaagagagagattcatGCAGGCTTAGTTTTCCTTATACAAACTGCCTGTCAAGAATGTTTTGAAAATCATCAAATCtgcctcttgtttttttttttttttttttttgctatacatTACCCAGGCTTCAATTTTCATGCTGTTGTACATGCTATTGCTGTGCAATCAACATATCTACACAGACTTATATATTTGACACACCTTTTTGCCAAACACCTTTAAGATTTGCTCAATTCACATACAGCAAATCTGAAAATTAGGTTTTTTTCCCTCCATGggataaaacaccaaaaaaagtgTGAGATGTGTTAATGACTTTCAGAGAAGCTAAAAACAGACTAAAGAAAGTGTTAGTAATTGCATATTCAGCAGTGCATGTGTTACCTTCAGGCTAGAGTCTCTTACAGGCTGTCTTCTGTCTTTTGTGAATAGTTTGGCTCTGTCTTTATCAGAAAGTGAACCAAACCGACTGGAATCATTTGCATCCTTTGCCACTAAACCTCCTCTGTTTTTCCGTAACTCAATCTGTAAGCAATACATAAACACCATGAATGAAACAATGAGCGGGATTGCATCGCTGAAGTGGTTACATTGATGTTTTAGAACGGGATAACAAGACTAACTCTACTAAGTGCAAAGACACACACCTTTGTGCCATCTCCTCCAGAGTTTGTGAAAATAGTTGGCACGGCATCCTCTCTAAGAAACAGTTTTCCATTATAGTCACGGAAGCAGTCAGGCTGGAAATGCTCCGAGCACAAACAGGAGTTCTGAGTGGGAACAAAGTTCTTTCTCCCAAGGTTTCGTACCCACTGCTCGGCTAGCTGAGGCTTGCTGATTGGAAAcctgaacagagagaaagaaaagggggCTGCATCTCCATTGATTACGGTTACCTCCAATACAGCTTACCTAGGCATGCATATTGTGTTCTGAAATCGGCAACCTGTGCAAATCACCTTCATTTAAAAAGCGGACCTATCATAATAAGCTGGCACAagtcctttttttctcttttagtgGCAACATAACACAagcaagtttattattttatgatattaaatataatatccaTATCTGCTGCCATCTCTTATAGACTATACATATTAAAAGTGAAAAAGGGGCACAGACAAACACGACGCGCCACAATAAGCAAGAAGGGTAAAGATTGTGTCGCTTCGAGATAGAAAGTAGTATTTTAGGTAGTTTACATTTAGGCCAAGTTATATGTTAACTATGAAATCTGTTTGTGGATGTACAGCATCTTACA
Coding sequences:
- the LOC122137967 gene encoding gonadotropin subunit beta-1 isoform X1, with product MNYISMRMHFVVMVMLLVAIIIDGSECRSSCRLTNISITVESEECGSCITIDTTACAGLCKTQESVYRSPLMLSYQNTCNFREWTYETYEFKGCPARADSVFTYPVALSCECSKCNSDITDCGALSQQTLSCNAH
- the LOC109094208 gene encoding ARL14 effector protein-like, translating into MPISCSAIDCSNRFAKGSEIRFYRFPISKPQLAEQWVRNLGRKNFVPTQNSCLCSEHFQPDCFRDYNGKLFLREDAVPTIFTNSGGDGTKIELRKNRGGLVAKDANDSSRFGSLSDKDRAKLFTKDRRQPVRDSSLKSRGVNDRRRAGKVSLGDRQTMSLKSKVYDSKGLLISCGRDLCDCLDVDCMGCFYPCPECGSRKCGVECRCDRKWLYEQVEVEGGEIIRNKFAN
- the LOC122137967 gene encoding gonadotropin subunit beta-1 isoform X2; its protein translation is MRMHFVVMVMLLVAIIIDGSECRSSCRLTNISITVESEECGSCITIDTTACAGLCKTQESVYRSPLMLSYQNTCNFREWTYETYEFKGCPARADSVFTYPVALSCECSKCNSDITDCGALSQQTLSCNAH